A section of the Apodemus sylvaticus chromosome 10, mApoSyl1.1, whole genome shotgun sequence genome encodes:
- the Skp1 gene encoding S-phase kinase-associated protein 1, whose protein sequence is MPTIKLQSSDGEIFEVDVEIAKQSVTIKTMLEDLGMDDEGDDDPVPLPNVNAAILKKVIQWCTHHKDDPPPPEDDENKEKRTDDIPVWDQEFLKVDQGTLFELILAANYLDIKGLLDVTCKTVANMIKGKTPEEIRKTFNIKNDFTEEEEAQVRKENQWCEEK, encoded by the exons ATGCCTACGATAAAGTTGCAGAGTTCTGATGGAGAGATATTTGAAGTTGATGTAGAAATTGCCAAACAATCTGTGACTATCAAGACCATGCTGGAAG ATTTGGGAATGGATGATGAGGGAGATGACGATCCTGTTCCTTTACCAAATGTTAATGCAGCAATTCTAAAAAAG GTCATTCAGTGGTGCACCCACCACAAGGATGACCCTCCTCCTCCTGAGGATGATGAGAACAAAGAGAAGCGGACAGACGATATTCCTGTTTGGGACCAAGAATTCCTGAAAGTTGACCAAGGAACACTTTTTGAACTTATTCTG GCTGCAAACTACTTAGACATCAAAGGTTTGCTTGATGTCACATGCAAGACTGTGGCCAATATGATTAAGGGGAAAACTCCTGAGGAGATTCGTAAAACCTTCAATATCAAAAATGACTTTACTGAAGAGGAGGAGGCCCAG GTACGCAAAGAGAACCAGTGGTGTGAAGAGAAGTGA